In one window of Brassica rapa cultivar Chiifu-401-42 chromosome A07, CAAS_Brap_v3.01, whole genome shotgun sequence DNA:
- the LOC103831091 gene encoding subtilisin-like protease SBT3.16, with protein sequence MGLSSLTVSNNRKHIVVVFISLVFILKIALISCANQESQIYTVHLGKRQHDDPKLVTDSHHDILGSLLGSKEASRESMIYSYRHGFSGFSAKLTSSQARELSENPHVVHVTRSKNMKLTTTRVSDYLGLTSTAPTGLVHDTDMGSDAIIGIVDSGIWPGSKSFNDNGLGPIPARWKGQCVSGEGFNASMCNRKLIGATYYAKGLARKYKGAFKAAEKDEAMSPLDKVGHGTHCASTAAGSFVQNANYLGLGQGTARGSAPRARVAAYKVCWNNEECFTPDILKAMDHAMRDGVDVLSLSLGSEIPLDFEVDRSDFAIAAFHAVMKGITVVCAGGNDGPETQTISNVAPWIITVAATTMDREFFTPITLGNNVTVLGQEGLYIGEEVGFTDLIYFDDLTKADFEAGKAKGKILFTFLTDRSTDQIAEFAKSKGVVGIIIATKPIDLIEPGTAGIASARVDYEIGMDILLYLQTTKFPKAKISPTKTFVGRPSATKVARFSSRGPNSISPAILKPDIAAPGVGILAAVPTGVGYEFMSGTSMATPVVTGIVALLKQKRPDWSPAAIRSALVTTAFQTDPSGEPIAAEGSPRKIADPFDYGGGLVNPGKVADPGLVYDMGHDEYVHYLCSAGYEDISISKLLGKVYTCPSPTPSMLDVNLPSITIPYLSQEITITRTVTNVGPVGSVYKAVIEPPLGINLQVSPKTLEFGPNTKKITFTVKVSTTHRVNTDYHFGSLTWTDNGAHNVRIPLSVRTRVLNFKI encoded by the exons ATGGGGTTGTCTTCTCTGACTGTATCCAATAATAGGAAGCATATTGTAGTTGTGTTCATAAGTTTAGTATTCATCTTGAAGATAGCCTTAATTTCTTGTGCGAATCAGGAAAGCCAG ATTTACACGGTGCATTTGGGTAAGAGGCAACATGATGATCCTAAACTTGTTACTGATTCACATCATGATATCCTTGGATCGCTTCTTGGAAG CAAAGAAGCTTCTCGTGAGTCTATGATTTATAGTTATAGACATGGTTTTTCAGGGTTTTCAGCGAAACTCACATCATCCCAAGCAAGGGAACTCTCAG AAAATCCGCATGTTGTTCACGTAACAAGAAGCAAGAATATGAAACTAACAACAACAAGGGTTAGTGATTACTTGGGACTCACTTCAACCGCTCCAACCGGTCTCGTCCACGATACCGATATGGGAAGCGACGCAATCATAGGAATCGTGGACTCAGGAATATGGCCAGGGTCAAAGTCATTTAACGACAACGGTCTTGGACCGATCCCGGCACGTTGGAAGGGACAATGTGTTTCAGGAGAAGGTTTCAACGCGTCGATGTGCAACAGAAAGTTGATCGGAGCTACGTACTACGCAAAGGGTCTCGCCAGAAAGTACAAAGGGGCTTTCAAAGCAGCGGAGAAAGACGAGGCCATGTCCCCTTTGGACAAAGTCGGCCACGGAACACACTGTGCGTCGACCGCCGCGGGTTCTTTTGTCCAAAACGCAAACTACCTCGGTTTAGGTCAGGGAACTGCGAGAGGCAGTGCCCCTAGGGCCCGTGTAGCCGCTTACAAAGTGTGTTGGAATAACGAGGAGTGTTTTACGCCGGATATTTTAAAGGCCATGGATCACGCTATGCGTGATGGCGTCGATGTTCTATCGCTCTCGCTCGGATCCGAGATACCGCTTGATTTCGAGGTCGATAGGAGTGACTTCGCTATCGCTGCTTTCCACGCCGTGATGAAGGGTATTACCGTGGTATGCGCTGGTGGGAACGATGGTCCTGAAACTCAAACCATCTCTAACGTTGCTCCGTGGATCATAACGGTCGCGGCTACGACCATGGACCGAGAGTTCTTCACGCCCATCACTCTTGGAAACAATGTAACCGTACTG GGTCAAGAAGGTTTATACATAGGAGAAGAAGTGGGATTCACTGATCTTATTTACTTCGATGACTTGACGAAAGCTGATTTTGAAGCCGGTAAAGCTAAGGGAAAAATCTTGTTTACCTTCCTAACAGATAGATCTACAGATCAGATTGCTGAATTCGCGAAATCGAAAGGCGTCGTTGGCATCATCATCGCAACAAAGCCAATTGATTTGATCGAACCAGGCACCGCGGGTATCGCCTCTGCCAGGGTAGACTATGAAATTGGGATGGACATTTTACTCTACCTCCAAACAACCAA ATTTCCTAAAGCTAAGATCAGCCCAACCAAGACATTCGTTGGCCGACCTTCAGCGACTAAGGTTGCAAGGTTTTCGTCTAGAGGTCCCAATTCAATATCTCCCGCCATTCTCAAG CCGGATATAGCAGCACCAGGTGTAGGTATACTTGCGGCCGTACCAACAGGGGTAGGATACGAGTTCATGTCAGGGACATCGATGGCTACACCTGTCGTAACAGGAATAGTTGCACTTCTTAAGCAAAAACGCCCTGACTGGTCCCCTGCTGCGATTCGATCCGCTCTCGTCACAACTG CATTTCAAACGGACCCATCGGGAGAGCCTATTGCAGCAGAGGGTTCCCCGCGCAAAATCGCTGACCCGTTTGACTACGGAGGTGGCCTCGTGAACCCGGGGAAGGTGGCAGACCCGGGACTTGTCTACGACATGGGCCATGATGAATATGTTCATTACTTGTGTTCTGCAGGCTATGAAGATATATCCATCTCAAAACTACTTGGAAAAGTCTACACTTGCCCTTCCCCAACTCCATCCATGCTTGATGTTAACTTGCCCTCCATCACAATCCCATATCTTAGTCAAGAGATCACAATAACTAGAACCGTGACAAATGTTGGACCGGTCGGTTCGGTTTACAAAGCTGTGATCGAACCGCCTCTAGGTATAAACCTGCAGGTGAGTCCTAAAACTCTTGAGTTCGGTCCCAACACCAAGAAGATTACATTTACGGTGAAAGTCTCCACGACTCATAGAGTGAATACTGATTATCACTTTGGGAGCTTGACATGGACCGACAATGGAGCTCACAATGTCCGAATCCCTCTTTCTGTGAGAACACGAGTTTTGAACTTCAAAATCTAA
- the LOC103831092 gene encoding subtilisin-like protease SBT3.17: MRYCFLISNTSSKACPLVISLVLILNGVFISAAQVNLLNKVHIVHLGAKKHDTPELVTKSHYQILEPILGSKEAAQKSIVYNYKHGFSGFAAKLTASQAKNLSAHPEVLCVIPSRTLRLKTTRAFDYLRLLPSSPKGLLHDTRLGSEAIIGIIDSGIWPESESFKDTGLGPIPQRWKGKCVSGDGFDASKHCNKKLIGAEFYVDSLAAETNGQYDFHAENEYRSARDGAGHGTHVSAIAAGSFVANASYKGLGGGTARGVGPHARIAMYKTCWGKLGCLTPDVLKAIDHSIRDGVDVISISIGADAPAGFEIDTSDVSFGSFHAVMKGIPVVCSAGNEGPNAQTVDNVAPWIITVAATSMDRSFPIPITLGNNITILGEGLNTFPEVGFTDLLLQEELMETSIAQGQIKGKIVLAFTPNNEAIQKADRVLNAGCAGIIYAQSVVDPTVCSGLDVPCAVVDYEFGTDMLYYIETTDVPLAKLSTSKTLVGRPVASRVARFSCRGPNSVSPAILKPDIAAPGVNILSAVPDGYKFMSGTSMSTPIVSGIVGLIRQTRPDWSPAAIRSALVTTAWRTDPSGEPIFSEGATRKLADPFDYGGGLINPEKVTDPGLVYDMGLDDYIHYLCSADYSDNEISKLIGKPNQCPSPRPSMLDLNMPSITIPSLTGEVTVTRTVTNVGPADSVYKPVIEPPFGIELEVNPKTLVFGSNTTKNTFSVRVRSNHQVNGDFYFGSLCWTDGAHNVTIPVSIRTKILRNYV, encoded by the exons ATGAGGTACTGTTTTCTGATTAGCAATACAAGTTCTAAGGCGTGTCCTTTGGTCATAAGTCTCGTGTTAATCCTGAACGGAGTGTTTATCTCTGCGGCACAAGTCAATTTGTTGAACAAG GTTCACATTGTCCATTTGGGAGCAAAGAAACATGATACTCCTGAGCTAGTTACTAAATCACATTACCAAATTTTGGAACCAATTCTTGGAAG CAAAGAAGCTGCCCAGAAATCTATAGTATACAATTACAAGCATGGTTTCTCCGGGTTTGCAGCAAAACTTACAGCGTCCCAAGCAAAGAACCTTTCAG CGCATCCCGAGGTTCTTTGTGTTATACCAAGTCGAACACTGAGGTTGAAAACAACAAGAGCATTCGATTACTTAAGACTTTTGCCTAGTTCTCCAAAAGGTCTTCTACATGATACCCGTTTGGGCAGTGAAGCTATTATTGGCATCATAGACTCAGGGATATGGCCAGAGTCAGAGTCATTCAAGGACACAGGTCTAGGACCGATCCCGCAACGGTGGAAAGGAAAATGTGTGTCTGGAGATGGATTTGACGCCAGTAAACATTGCAACAAGAAGCTTATAGGGGCTGAGTTCTATGTTGACAGTCTTGCAGCAGAGACGAACGGACAATATGATTTCCATGCAGAAAATGAGTATAGGTCGGCTAGAGATGGTGCAGGCCACGGCACACACGTGTCTGCGATAGCTGCTGGCTCTTTTGTGGCTAACGCAAGCTACAAAGGACTTGGTGGAGGAACCGCTAGAGGCGTGGGTCCTCATGCACGTATAGCTATGTACAAGACCTGCTGGGGAAAACTTGGATGTCTTACACCTGATGTACTCAAAGCAATAGATCATAGCATACGTGACGGGGTTGATGTTATATCGATTTCGATCGGTGCTGACGCACCTGCCGGTTTCGAAATTGATACAAGCGATGTATCATTTGGTTCATTCCATGCGGTAATGAAAGGCATTCCCGTTGTCTGTTCTGCTGGAAACGAGGGACCGAACGCTCAAACCGTTGATAACGTTGCTCCATGGATCATAACCGTAGCTGCTACATCCATGGACCGCTCCTTCCCTATCCCCATCACTCTTGGAAATAATATAACAATCCTC GGTGAAGGTTTAAACACATTCCCTGAAGTTGGATTTACTGATCTTTTATTACAAGAGGAATTGATGGAAACCTCAATCGCACAAGGGCAAATTAAAGGAAAAATCGTGCTTGCGTTTACTCCAAACAATGAAGCGATACAAAAGGCAGACCGTGTATTGAATGCTGGATGTGCTGGCATCATCTATGCACAATCTGTAGTTGATCCTACGGTTTGCAGTGGCCTAGATGTTCCTTGCGCCGTTGTAGATTACGAATTTGGAACTGACATGTTATACTATATCGAGACCACCga tgTGCCTTTAGCAAAGCTAAGCACTTCCAAGACTCTTGTTGGTCGGCCTGTTGCATCTAGAGTGGCTCGTTTCTCTTGTAGAGGACCTAATTCAGTTTCCCCAGCAATTCTAAAG CCAGACATAGCAGCACCGGGTGTTAATATTCTTTCTGCTGTACCTGATGGGTATAAGTTCATGTCGGGAACATCAATGTCAACTCCTATTGTGTCAGGAATCGTTGGGCTAATCAGACAAACCCGCCCTGACTGGTCTCCTGCTGCAATCCGATCCGCACTTGTCACAACAG CATGGAGGACCGATCCATCTGGAGAGCCTATATTTTCAGAGGGAGCAACACGGAAACTTGCTGATCCGTTTGACTATGGAGGAGGGCTGATCAATCCAGAGAAAGTCACAGACCCTGGACTTGTTTACGACATGGGTTTGGATGACTATATTCATTACTTGTGTTCTGCGGATTACTCTGATAATGAAATTTCCAAACTAATTGGGAAACCTAATCAATGCCCTTCGCCAAGGCCTTCTATGCTCGACCTCAACATGCCTTCGATCACAATCCCAAGTCTCACTGGAGAAGTCACCGTGACTAGAACAGTAACGAATGTTGGACCGGCTGATTCGGTTTACAAACCCGTTATTGAGCCTCCTTTTGGAATAGAGCTTGAGGTGAATCCGAAGACTCTTGTGTTTGGTTCCAACACAACGAAGAATACATTTAGCGTGAGAGTGAGATCGAATCATCAAGTGAACGGGGACTTTTATTTTGGGAGCTTGTGTTGGACCGATGGAGCTCACAACGTTACTATTCCTGTTTCCATCAGGACAAAGATCTTGAGGAATTACGTTTAA
- the LOC103831093 gene encoding transcription factor MYB20, translating into MGRQPCCDKVGLKKGPWSADEDRKLMNFILTHGQCCWRAVPKLAGLLRCGKSCRLRWTNYLRPDLKRGLLSDHEEKMVIDLHSQLGNRWSKIASHLPGRTDNEIKNHWNTHIKKKLRKMGIDPLTHKPLSIVEQEEDKPLKKLQKPMKQTVEEPTNYCLTKDSNSKNMFMAMNLEYGVEEVPMIDPECLELICNNSSMSTTSTSTSSSSSNESSILKDFQFPDFDWSDYGIDNNNHHNNNGVDNIMENNVMSLWDVDDFSSWDLLLTDDIPQSSSTFGLF; encoded by the exons ATGGGGAGACAACCATGCTGTGACAAAGTAGGGTTGAAGAAAGGACCATGGAGTGCAGATGAAGACAGGAAGCTCATGAACTTCATCCTCACCCATGGACAATGTTGTTGGAGAGCTGTTCCTAAGCTTGCCGGTCTTCTCAGGTGTGGCAAGAGTTGTAGACTTCGTTGGACAAATTATCTTCGACCAGACCTTAAGAGAGGTCTTCTCTCGGATCACGAGGAGAAGATGGTCATTGACCTCCATTCCCAGCTCGGCAACAG GTGGTCAAAGATAGCTTCTCATTTACCAGGAAGAACAGACAATGAAATCAAGAACCACTGGAACACTCACATCAAGAAGAAGTTAAGGAAAATGGGGATCGATCCTCTCACTCATAAACCACTCTCTATAGttgaacaagaagaagacaaaccTTTAAAGAAGCTGCAGAAACCAATGAAGCAGACTGTGGAGGAACCAACTAATTATTGTCTTACCAAAGACAGCAACAGCAAAAACATGTTTATGGCAATGAATCTCGAGTATGGCGTCGAAGAAGTCCCTATGATTGATCCGGAGTGTTTAGAGCTTATCTGTAACAACTCTTCAATGTCTACTACATCCACATCCACGTCTTCCAGTTCATCTAATGAATCAAGCATCTTGAAGGATTTTCAGTTCCCGGATTTCGATTGGTCGGACTATGGTATTGATAATAATAATCATCATAATAATAATGGTGTGGACAACATAATGGAGAACAATGTGATGAGCCTGTGGGATGTTGATGACTTTAGCAGTTGGGATTTACTGTTAACTGATGATATTCCTCAGAGTTCTTCCACGTTTGGGttgttttga